The DNA window GAAACCGATGTGCTGAAAGCAGGCGACCGGGTAGAAATCTACCGGCCGTTGCTGATTGATCCGAAGCAGGCACGGGCCAACCGCGCTGCCAAAGCCGCGAAAGACAGCTGACCGGTTGCGGTGCCGGACCTCAGAGGTCTTCCGGTACAGTATTGGGTGACGCCTGCTCCCGTGGCAGGCTGTCGAGCTGGTCTTCTTCCTGAATCTCTTTGGCCGGCAGGGTGCCGGTGTAATGGGTGAATCGCCCCGCGTTATCAAAGAACAGGCTGATGCGGTAATTCTGAGTAATTGTGTCGCGTTCTTCCAGGGTGTACAGGTAATCCCAGCGACGGGTTTCATAAGGATTGCGTAATACCGGGTTGCCCATTACAAAAATAACCTGACGCTCGGTCATGCCGGGCTGCAGCTTATCGAGCATGTCCTGGGTAACAATGTTGCCCTGTTGCACATTGAGCTTGAAAACGCCGGGGAACACGCAGCCGGAAAGTGTTGCAAATCCGAGTAAAGAAGTCAGAATTAGGCTTCGCGTGAGCAAGGTGGTTCGCGTTTTCAAGGTGTTGTCCGCCGTGTTCCGGTAAGTTGCATTGCAATTTTGACCGGCGATAATACCCGATAATTCAAACAGCTGCGAAATAATCGAGGAAAGCAATGTCCGACCAAAACGTGGAATTGCGTAAAGCCGGTCTTAAAGTCACCCTGCCGCGGGTAAAGATTCTGAGCATTCTGGAAAGTAACCCGGATGCTCACCTGAGTGCAGAAGATGTCTACAAATCGCTGATTGAAGCGGGTGAAGATGTCGGCCTGGCTACCGTTTATCGCGTGCTGACTCAGTTTGAAAGTGCTGGTCTGGTGGCACGGCATAACTTTGACGGCGGTCATTCGGTTTTTGAGCTGGATCGTGGCGACCATCATGACCATATGGTTGATGTGGAAGACGGTAATGTTATCGAATTCACCAACGAACAGATCGAACGCCTGCAGCACCAGATTGCTGAAGAACATGGCTTCGAGTTGGTTGAACACAGCCTGGTGCTGTACGTCCGTAAAAAGAAATAACGTTTTCCGGCACGGGTTGTTTACCCCGGTGCCGGTCTTT is part of the Venatoribacter cucullus genome and encodes:
- the fur gene encoding ferric iron uptake transcriptional regulator yields the protein MSDQNVELRKAGLKVTLPRVKILSILESNPDAHLSAEDVYKSLIEAGEDVGLATVYRVLTQFESAGLVARHNFDGGHSVFELDRGDHHDHMVDVEDGNVIEFTNEQIERLQHQIAEEHGFELVEHSLVLYVRKKK
- a CDS encoding outer membrane protein assembly factor BamE; translation: MQQGNIVTQDMLDKLQPGMTERQVIFVMGNPVLRNPYETRRWDYLYTLEERDTITQNYRISLFFDNAGRFTHYTGTLPAKEIQEEDQLDSLPREQASPNTVPEDL